One Streptomyces formicae genomic window, GTGGCCTTCGAGGGGTACGACACGGTCGCCGTCCTCGCCGATGTGCTGCGCGCGCACGGCGCGGACCGGGCGCGCATCGCGGCGGCCTGGCCCGGCGTCGCCGTCGACGGCACCCGAGGGCGGATCGAGTTCGCCCGCGCGCCGGGCATCAGCGTCCTGCAATGGGCCGGGGCGCCGGTCCAGGTCGTCGATCGTGACCCGGCGGAACCCGAGCGCTTCCGGATCCTGCACGCGGGCTGAGGGCACGTACCGGATCAGCCACAGGGCCCGCCACAGGGTTCGTCCCGGGCCACCGACAGCGTCGCGTAATCTCGTCCGCGGATACGAATGCGCTCGGCCGCACCCGTTCTAACCTGCGGAGATGATCAGACACATGTCGGCACACCCGGCCCGGAGTCTGAGCCGGGTGCTCGAGGACCTCGGGCCCACCCTGCTCGATCTGCTCCACGGAGATCCGGAGCGGGCCCTGGAGCTCGGCGGTGTCGGGATCCATGATCCGTACGACGAGCAGCACTACCCCGAGCGCGCCATCGTGCTCGGGGTCGGCGTGCACGGACCCGATGCCACCGCCCGTCTCCTGCGCGAGCTGGCCGTCGCGGGCGCCGCCGCTCTGGTGGTCCGCGGCCCCGTCGAGGACGGTGCCGCGCTCGACGCGGTGGCCGAGGAGACCGGCGTGGCGCTGCTCTCGCTGACGCGCGGAGCCTCCTGGGCCCAGCTCGCGGCCATGCTGCGGACCCTGCTCTCCGAGGGGGACGTGGGGGAGGAGGGGCGGCAGACGCTCGGCGGAGTGCCCTCCGGCGACCTCTTCGCGCTGGCCAACGCGATCGCGACGCTGCTCGACGCGCCGATCACCATCGAGGACCGCCGCTCGCGCATCCTGGCGTTCTCCGGGCGCCAGGACGAGGCCGACCCGGCACGGGTGGCGAGCATCCTGGCCCGGCGGGTGCCCGAGCGCTACCTGCGGCTGCACGAGGAGCACGGGGTCTTCGAGGAGCTCTACCGCAGCGGGAAGCCGGTGTACATTCCGCCGCCGACCCTGGACGACGAGGCCGCGCTGCCCCGTGCCGCGATCGCGGTCCGCGCGGGGGACGAGATCCTGGGATCCGTGTGGGCGGCACTGCGCAAGCCGCTCACCAAGGAGCGGGAGGAGGCCTTCCAGGAGGCCGCGAAGCTCGTCGCCCTGCACATGCTGCGCCTGCGCGCGGGGACCGACGCCGAGAACCGGCTCCGCGCCGACCTGGTCACCACCGCGCTGGAGGGCGGCCCCGGGGCGGCCGAGGCACTGGGCAGGCTCGGTCTCGCCGACGGGCCGCTCCTGGTCATGGCGCTGGGCATCGAACCGGCCGAGGACGGCGACCACGCCGACCACGCCCAGGTCACCGCGGAGCGCCAGCGGCTGGCGGGCGCGCTCGCCGTGCATCTGGCGGCGGTGCGGCCGAGGTCCGCGGTGGCGCTGCTCGGGGACGTCTCCTACGCGCTCTTCCCGGTCGCCCAGGACACCGCGGCCGTACGGGAACGGGCCGTTCAGGTCGCGTCGAACTTCCTGGAGCGCACCGGCGACCAACTGGGCGCCGTCGTCGGGATCGGCTCCGTGGCGGGCGAGGCGGCGGCGCTCGCCCGGTCGCGGGCGAACGCGGACCGGGCACTGCGTGTGCTCTTCAGCGGCCGGGCCGCCCGGCGGGTCGCCGCGATCGCCGACGTGTACGTCGACGCGCTGCTCCTCGAGCTGCGGGACCTGGCGAGCGCCAACCGCGACGAACTGTCCGGGCCCCTCGCCCGGTTGGCGGCCTACGACACCCGGCACAACGCCCATCTGGTGGAGACGCTGCGGGCCTGGCTGGACGCCTTCGGCGACGTGGTCACCGCTTCGGCGAGCGTCTTCGTCCACCCGAACACCTTCCGCTATCGGATCCGCCGGGTCGCCGAGGTGGGGCGGATCGACCTCCAGGACCCCTCCGCCCGGTTCGCCGCCATGCTCCAACTGCGGCTGATGGGGCCGTACGACGGCGGTGGCGGTGGCGCCGGGCACAGCAAGGAATACCGGCAAGGCGCCGGTTGAGCGAAGGCGGCCCCGGGGCGCGCGCCGCCCGCCGGGGTGGCAGCACCGGCTCGGGGCCGAGTTCGGTCCCTCGTACGAATCCGCGCCGGACATTGTCGTTCGCGTACGAACTCCGGACCCCGCATCCTGTCTAGCGTTGTCGTCATCCCACCCCTGGAGGACGCACCCGTGCAGGCCGATCACGCACCCCATCCCGCCGCGCCGCCCCTCGGCGCCATGCTCGCCGACCTCGAAGAACTCGTGACCTGCGAGTCGTACTCCGCCGACCACGAGGCCGTGGCCCGCAGCGCCCGCGTCGTCGCCGAGCAGGGCGCCCGGCTGCTCGGCGCCCGTCCCGAGACGATCGTGACCGGGGGAGTCACCCACCTTCGGTGGAGCTTCGGCACCCCGCGCACGCTGCTCCTCGGCCACCACGACACGGTCTGGCCCATGGGCACTCTCAAGACCATCCCGTTCTCGGTCGAGCAGGGCGTCGCGCGCGGCCCCGGCGTCTTCGACATGAAGGCCGGTCTGGTCCAGATGTTCCACGCCCTGGCCCAACTGCCCTCCCTCGACGGCATGTGCGTCCTGGTCACCGGTGACGAGGAGGTCGGTTCGGAGACCTCGCGCGCGCTCATCGAGGAGACGGCACGCGCCTGCCGCGCCTCGCTCGTCCTGGAGGCCGCGGCCGCCGGCGGCGCCCTGAAGACCTGTCGCAAGGGCGTGTCCAACTACCAGCTCACCGTCCACGGGCGCGCCGCCCACGCGGGCCTCGAACCGGAGAAGGGCGTCAACGCGGCGACCGAGCTCGCCCACCACCTGCTGGCCCTTCAGGACATCACCGAGGCCGTCACCACCCGCACCGGTCCCGGCACCACGATCACCCCGACCGTCCTCTCGGCGGGCACGGCCACCAACACCGTCCCCGCCCGCGCCGAACTGAGCATCGACGTCCGCGTCCCCAGCCCGGCGGCCCAGCAGGCGGTCCACGACCTCATCACCGCCCTGCGGCCGCACCACCGCGAAGCGGGTCTGCGCGTCGATGGAGGGCCCAACCGCCCGCCCCTGGACGCCGACGCCTCCAAGGACCTGTTCGCGCTCGCCTCGGACACGGCCGCGCGCCTGGGCATGGACGCCCTCCAGCAGGCGTCCGTCGGCGGCGCGTCCGACGGCAACTACACCGCGGGCGTCGGATGCCCCACCCTCGATGGGCTCGGCGCCGTCGGCGACGGCGCGCACGCCGACCACGAGCACGTCGTCACCGCCGCCATGCCGGTCCGATCGCAGTTCCTCGCCCACCTCCTCGGAGCGATGCCGTGACCCACCTCGACACCCTGACCGACACGCGCGCGGCGGGGGCCACGAGCTCCCTGGACATCCGCGAACTGCACGCCATGGACGACCTGGAGGCCGTCTGCGTCCTCTTCGGCGAGATCTGGGGCACCCACCCGGCCAAGGGACCCGTCTCCGCCGAGGTCATGCGGGCGCTCGGGCACGCGGGGAACTACGTGGTGGGGGCGTACGAGAACGGCCGGCTCGTCGGAGCGTCCGTCGCCTTCTTCGCCGAACCCTCGGCGGCCACCCTCCACTCGCACATCACGGGCGCCACCGCGGGCCGAGGCATAGGACTCGCCCTCAAACTGCACCAGAAGCAGTGGGCGCTGCGGCGCGGCATCACCCGCATCACCTGGACCTACGACCCGCTGATCCGCCGCAACGCCCACTTCAACCTCACCAAGCTGGGCGCCCGCCCCGAGGAATACCTCCGCTCCTTCTACGGCGCCATGGACGACGCGATCAACGGCGGCGACGAATCCGACCGCGTCCTGACCGCCTGGGGCCTCTCCGCGCACCACGGCCCGGCCGCGACGTCCACCCCTGACGACTCCGCCGCGGCGCACGCCGTGCACGCCGTCCGTGATGTCGGCGGCCGTCCCGAAGTGACCCCAACCGACGCCGAGTTCGTCCTCATCGACCTGCCCGACGACATCGAGGCCCTGCGCCGTACCGACCCCGGAGCGGCGCACGCCTGGCGGCTCGCCGTGCGTGACGCCCTCGGCGGTCTCCTCGACGACGGAGCCCGCGTGCTCGGCCTCCACGACCGACGCGGCTACCTCGTGCACCGCACACCCGTCAGCGCCCCCGCCCGCCCCCGCACCGAGAGCAGCCTGTGACCACCATGAAGATCTCCGGCATCGAACTGCGCCGCATCGCCATGCCGCTCGTCGCCCCCTTCCGCACCTCCTTCGGCGTCGAGACGAGCCGCGACGTGCTCCTCGTCCGCGTGGTGACCGCCGACGGCGAGGGCTGGGCCGAGTGCGCCGCCATGTCCGAGCCCCGCTACTGCAGCGAGTACGTCGACGGCGCCCAGCGCGTCCTGCGCGACTTCCTCATCCCGGCCCTGCCGAAGGACGGCGTGAACGCCGCCACCGTGGGCCGGGTCCTCGCCCCCTTCACCGGACACCACATGGCCAAGTCCGCCCTGGAGAGCGCGCTCCTCGACGCCCAACTCCGCGCCCGTGGCGAGTCGTTCGGCTCCTACCTCGGCGCCGTGCGCGACCGCGTTCCCTGCGGTGTCTCGGTCGGCATCATGGACTCCGTCCCCCAGCTCCTCGACGCCGTCGAGCGATACGTGGCCGAGGGGTACGTCCGCATCAAGCTGAAGATCGAGCCCGGCTGGGACGTCGAGCCCGTCCGCGCGGTCCGGGAGCGCTTCGGTGACGATCTGCTCCTCCAGGTCGACGCCAACGCCGCGTACACGCTCGTCGACGCCCAACACCTCGCCAAGCTGGACGAGTTCGGTCTCCTCCTGATCGAACAGCCCCTCGCCAACGACGACATGGTCCAGCACGCGCAGCTCGCCAAGATGCTGCGCACCCCCATCTGTCTCGACGAGTCCATCGAGTCCGCGGCGCACGCCGCTGCGGCCATCACGCTCGGCGCCTGCTCCATCATCAACGTCAAGCCCGCCCGGGTCGGCGGCTACCTGGAGGCCCGCCGCATCCACGACCTCGCGAGCGCCCACGGCGTCCCCGTCTGGTGCGGCGGCATGCTGGAGACCGGCATCGGCCGCGCCGCCAACGTCGCCCTCGCCGCTCTGCCGGGCTTCACCCTCCCCGGCGACACCTCCGGCTCCAGCCGCTACTTCGCCACCGACATCACGGAACCGTTCGTCCTGACGGACGGCCACCTCGACGTACCGACAGGCCCCGGGCTCGGCGTCGAGCCCCTGCCCGACGTCCTGGACGAGGTGACCACGTCGACCGAGTGGATCGCCCTGTAGGCGGGACAATCGCCCTGTAGGCGGGACAGGGGTCACGCGTCCTCGAGGTCGAGGCGGAACTCGTGGCCCCACTTCCTCAGGCCGTACGACTCGAGACGCCGGTGCTGGTCGTCCCTGCCGTCGTTGTCCAGCCGGTAGACGTAGATGTGCCTGATCTCCCGCCCGTCCCGCACGGCGGCGATCCTGACGCCGGCCACGTGGACTTCCCTGCTCACGAACGACACTTCACCCATGGCCCGTACCCCTCTGCCGGGATCAACAGAACGACTGCCGTGTCAGCTTTCCCTCGTGCCTGTCGAAGGCATCACGGACGCGCACGTCGTGCCCGGGGGACAGCCGGGGGACCCGGTCGCGGGAGAACCAGCCGAAGTCGTCGGTCTCGGCGCTGACCCGCAGCGCGGACGCGTCGGTCACCCGGCACGCGTAGACCAGGTGAACGACGTGGAAGGGCGTGTTCGTGCCCGTGGACCGCGAGTCGTACTGACCGTTCAGGGCGACCGCCTCGGCCCGCAGGCCGACCTCTTCGAACGCCTCGCGTACGGCGGCGTCGGCGGGACGTTCCCCGACCTCGACCACGCCACCGGGCAGCGCCCACAGGCCGTTGTCCTCGCGCCGCACCAGCAGGACGCGGTCCGAGGCGTCGAACGCCGCGCAGTCGGCGGACATCAGGGGCGATATCTCCAGGATGATCTTCTTCTCTGGGACCTCTGGTCTCAGGGGGAACTGCACGCGTCCTGAAGGGTATCCACCAGTTGATAGGCACGTCTGTTACGTCTGGCCACATAGAGCGGAGGTTCCGGAGCGAGAAGGCGGTATCTCCCGCTACGGGCGTGGTCGCGTGGGTGGTCGTCGATACCGCGACGTACACGTTGCATCCCGAGGGCACGACGTTCGCCGCGTCGCTTCGCCGCCGCGGGCTGTCTTCGAACACGGAGCGGAACTACACCGGCAGGACCGCTCTCTACCTCTCGTACGCCGCAGCTCGCGGGATCCCATGGCAGAGCCCCACGATGAACCAGCTCGGCGGCTTTCTGCACTGGCTCGTCGATGTGCCGCTGCCGACCCGGGGCCGCAGGGAACCGGTCTAGCCGCGGTTTCGGAAGAAGCAGTCGGCGAACGCCGTGGTGACCACGACGTGCGAGTTCCTGCGCTTCGGCGTCCGGCAGGAATGGGTCCCCGCCGACCTCGGCGCGCAGCTGTCCCACGAGAAGCACCTCGTGTACCTGCCGCGCGGGTTCCAGGCCGGGGAGGACGGGCAGTTCCGCACGATCCAGACGTCGGAGCTCAAGTTCACGGTCTCCGACGAGGGCATCGCGTGGCTGACTCCAGGCGAGGTCGACCGCGCAGTGCTCGGTGCGAACCGCGCCCGAGACCGCTTCCTCGTCGGTCTGCTCTGGGTGACCGGCATGCGCATCGGCGAGGCTCTTGGCCTGCGCCGCGAGGACATGCACCTGTTGTCCAGTTCTCGTACGCTCGGCTGCCCGATAGCGGGGCCACACGTGCATGTGCGTCGCCGGATCAACACCAACGGCGCGCTCGCGAAGTCGCCGGTCGCCGGTCGCCAGGGTGATACCCGTGACCGAGGAGGCGGTCGGCCTGTACGTCGACTACGTCCATGAACGCGACGAGGTCGCTGTGCTCTCGCCGGAGGCGTGGGCGAGCGACATGGTGTTCGTGAATCTCTTCCGTGGGCCGATCGGTCGCGCCATGACGTACTCGGCGGTCAAGGACATGTTCGACCGGCTCGCGCGCCGGGTCTGCCTGGTCCTGCGTCCGCACATGCTGCGGCACAGCGCGGCGACCGAGTGGATCCGCTCCGGTGAGCCGCGGGACGTTGTCTCCGCGCTGCTGGGCCACCAGTCGCCGTCCTCGCTCGCCCCCTACCTTCACGTCAGCGACGCGGAGATGCGGACCGCGATTGAGAACGCGGCGGCGAGGCGAGAACTGGCAGGTGCCCGATGAGTCTCGCGCCGAGCACGCTGGTCTACGAGCTTGCCGTCCCGGTCGACCCGGCCGGATGGGAGAGCTGGCTGATCGACAACCTCCTGGCCGAGTGGCGCCCCGGCGAGTGGAACGCTGAGGCGCTGCTGTTCACTGGGGACTTCGCCAACCCGCTCACCTGGGTGTTCCCGTGCAAGGTCGTCGCATGTATGCGGCGCTCCCTGACCAAGGGCGGCGCCTGCGGCAGCTGCACCGCCCGGATGCGACGCGAGGGGCTGACCGCCGACCAGCTCGTCATCATCCCCGGCACCGGCCGCGACCCAGCTACCGGTGCCCTGCCCCGTTGCGCGGTCTCCCAGGACAACGTCCGCTGCGGTCGCGAGGTCAGCGCCGAGGGGCTGTGCGAGTCGCACAGCGAGAAGTGGCCCCGATACCTGCGTGACCATCAGGGCGCGAACCGGGAGCGGTGGGCGAGCGGTATCGCCCTGCCCATGACGGCGCGGCCCGGCTGCGGGGTCGCCGGGTGCGCCGACCAAGTGGCCGGGGGCAGAGGCCTGTTGTGCCGGTATCACGCAGGGCGCCGGCGGGAGGCGATCCGGCGCGGAGCGGTCTGCTCGGAGGCCCAGTGGGCCGCGCGGGACGCCCCCTGGTTGGCGCCGCATCAGTTCTCGCTCGTCCCACTGGCGCCGCTGGTGCGCCTGGAGTTCCTCTACGCGCTGCAGCGGCGCGAGGCCCGTGGTGCGCAGATCGCTCCGGGGACCCTGCGGCAGACGATCGGCATGCTGCTGACCGAGGACACCCTGGCCGCGGTCGACCCGGACCGCTTCCCCGTGAACAGCACGAACCGCCTCTACACCGCGCACGAGCTGATCCACTGGGTGCACGCCGGGTACAGCGAGTTCCGCGGACTCGATCCGGCCCAGCAGGACACCGTCGAGCTGCGCACGCTCGGCCTGTCGTCGACCAAGACGCGCTCGGGGCGGCGGACCCGCAGCGGCACTGCCTCCCTGGCAAGCATCCAACAGGGCTGGCTGCGGAGCCTGTTGGTCAGCTGGGCCCGGCTGAAACAGCCGGAATCGCAGGAGTTCTCCGCGACGCGGAAGGCGTGCATCGTGGCATCGACCGCCCTGTCGCTGCGCCCCGGAGGAGGGCACGATCCGGCGGCGTTGCGGCTGGTGGACATGGACGCCGTGGTCGATGCCTGCGCGGTCACCACCCGCCCAGACGAGACGTTGTACGCGTACGCGACCCGCAAGCAGCGCAAGCGGAAGTTCGGTGACCTGCTGGAATTCGCCCGGCGCGAGGACCTGCTGCCCGAGCTGTCGCCGAAGTTCGCGGTGCAGTCCTACCACCGCATCCCGGTCATGGAGGTGCAGGAGGAGGACGAGGCCGGAAAGGCGATCCCGGAGTACGTGATCCGGCAGCTCGACGAGCAGCTTGCCTCGATCGGGCGCGACCGCGCGTACGGGCCGCTGAGGCCGGAGGACACGCACTGGCTGATGAAGACCGCGTACATGGTGTGCCGGGACACCGGACGGCGCCCGCGGGAGTTCTGCGGGCTCGCCCTGGAGTGCCTGCGCTACGAGGACGGCCAGTACACGCTGATCTGGGACAACTTCAAGGGCAAGCGCCTCAAGCGGTCCCTGCCGATCGAGAAATCCACAGCCGAGGCGATCCTGGCCTGGCAGCGGCGCCGCCTCCAGCTGGTCTTCCCCCAGCACACCGACAGCTACCTGTTCCCGGCGATCGGCCAGGTCGCGAAAACACCGCACCTGAGCAGCCACGAGTTCGGCCAGGTGCTGCGGGCATGGGTGGACGGCCTGGAGAGGATCGATTCCGACGCGCCCGACGAGGACGGCACACCGCTCCCCTTCGACCGGTCGAAGGTCTTCGCGTACGCGTTCCGCTCGTCCTACGCGCAGCGGCACGCTGACGCGGGCACCCCGCTCGACGTCCTGATGGCGTTGATGGATCACCGCAACGCCTCCACCACGATGGGCTACTACCGCGTCACCATCAGACGGAAGCGGCAGGCAGTGGAGACGCTGCGCCTCCACGCGGTGGACCGCCGCGGCAACACCGCGCCGTTCCCCTCGGGCGTCTCCTACGAGCAGAAGTCCGTCGCCGTGCCGTTCGGCGGGTGCACCGAGCCGTCGAACGTGAAGGCTGGCGGCCAGAAGTGCCCGATCCGCTTCCAGTGCGCGGGCTGTGGGTTCTACCGGCCAGACCCCTCCTACCTGCCCGCCATCGAGGACCATGTACGGGAGCTGAAGGCGGACCGCGAGCTCGCGGAGGCCATGGGCGTCGACGACTTCGTGATCCGTAACCTGTCTGACCAGGTCACCGCCTTCCAGGGCGTGATCGAGCGGATGAATGAGCGGATGACCGGCCTGCCCGAGGAGATCCGGGCCGAGATCCAGGAAGCGAGCCGCGTGCTCCGCAAGGTACGCGCGACGAACGGCCGAACACTGCTGCCGCTGACCGTGGTGAACCGACAGGAGACGAACCGATGAGCGGCCGGGAGAACACGGCGCACGCGCTGGTGGAGGCACGGCGCCGCGACAGCACCCGCAAACGCGCCCGGGTCCTGGCGGTGGTCGACCAGATGGTGGCCGCCCGGGAGCCCGTGACGTTCGCGGAGGTCCGCCGGCGCGCACAGGTCTCCAACTGGCTGGTCTACGCGGACGGGGTGCGCGAGCACATCGACACCGCTCGCACGCAGCAGGCACTGAAGCCCGCCCACGACCGGGCGGCCGGTCGCTCCGCGAGCGCCACCAGCCTGAAGACCGACCTCGAGCTGACGCGGGCCGAGGCCCGCGCACTGCGGAAGGAACGCGACCAGCTCAAGGCGGCACTGCAGCGCAGCCTCGGCCATCAGCTCGACCAGCTCGGCAACGCGGATCTGGTGGCACGGGTCGATGAACTGACCGAGGCCGCACAGCGGCTGACCGGCGAACGGGATGCGGCGCGAGCGGAAACCTCCTCACTCCAGCGACAAGTCGCGGCACTGGAGGACGACCTCGCGGCCTCCAGGACGAGCCTGCGACGGATGATCCGGGAGGGCAACCTACCTCAGTGACCCAGTTCGCCTACTGGCCGCCGGGCGGGAGGGACGCGAGCCGCTCCCAGGTGATCGTCCGCTCGAAACACTGGCGCGGCCTGGTGATGCGCACTG contains:
- a CDS encoding PucR family transcriptional regulator, which encodes MIRHMSAHPARSLSRVLEDLGPTLLDLLHGDPERALELGGVGIHDPYDEQHYPERAIVLGVGVHGPDATARLLRELAVAGAAALVVRGPVEDGAALDAVAEETGVALLSLTRGASWAQLAAMLRTLLSEGDVGEEGRQTLGGVPSGDLFALANAIATLLDAPITIEDRRSRILAFSGRQDEADPARVASILARRVPERYLRLHEEHGVFEELYRSGKPVYIPPPTLDDEAALPRAAIAVRAGDEILGSVWAALRKPLTKEREEAFQEAAKLVALHMLRLRAGTDAENRLRADLVTTALEGGPGAAEALGRLGLADGPLLVMALGIEPAEDGDHADHAQVTAERQRLAGALAVHLAAVRPRSAVALLGDVSYALFPVAQDTAAVRERAVQVASNFLERTGDQLGAVVGIGSVAGEAAALARSRANADRALRVLFSGRAARRVAAIADVYVDALLLELRDLASANRDELSGPLARLAAYDTRHNAHLVETLRAWLDAFGDVVTASASVFVHPNTFRYRIRRVAEVGRIDLQDPSARFAAMLQLRLMGPYDGGGGGAGHSKEYRQGAG
- a CDS encoding M20 family metallopeptidase, with protein sequence MLADLEELVTCESYSADHEAVARSARVVAEQGARLLGARPETIVTGGVTHLRWSFGTPRTLLLGHHDTVWPMGTLKTIPFSVEQGVARGPGVFDMKAGLVQMFHALAQLPSLDGMCVLVTGDEEVGSETSRALIEETARACRASLVLEAAAAGGALKTCRKGVSNYQLTVHGRAAHAGLEPEKGVNAATELAHHLLALQDITEAVTTRTGPGTTITPTVLSAGTATNTVPARAELSIDVRVPSPAAQQAVHDLITALRPHHREAGLRVDGGPNRPPLDADASKDLFALASDTAARLGMDALQQASVGGASDGNYTAGVGCPTLDGLGAVGDGAHADHEHVVTAAMPVRSQFLAHLLGAMP
- a CDS encoding GNAT family N-acetyltransferase gives rise to the protein MTHLDTLTDTRAAGATSSLDIRELHAMDDLEAVCVLFGEIWGTHPAKGPVSAEVMRALGHAGNYVVGAYENGRLVGASVAFFAEPSAATLHSHITGATAGRGIGLALKLHQKQWALRRGITRITWTYDPLIRRNAHFNLTKLGARPEEYLRSFYGAMDDAINGGDESDRVLTAWGLSAHHGPAATSTPDDSAAAHAVHAVRDVGGRPEVTPTDAEFVLIDLPDDIEALRRTDPGAAHAWRLAVRDALGGLLDDGARVLGLHDRRGYLVHRTPVSAPARPRTESSL
- the menC gene encoding o-succinylbenzoate synthase; translated protein: MKISGIELRRIAMPLVAPFRTSFGVETSRDVLLVRVVTADGEGWAECAAMSEPRYCSEYVDGAQRVLRDFLIPALPKDGVNAATVGRVLAPFTGHHMAKSALESALLDAQLRARGESFGSYLGAVRDRVPCGVSVGIMDSVPQLLDAVERYVAEGYVRIKLKIEPGWDVEPVRAVRERFGDDLLLQVDANAAYTLVDAQHLAKLDEFGLLLIEQPLANDDMVQHAQLAKMLRTPICLDESIESAAHAAAAITLGACSIINVKPARVGGYLEARRIHDLASAHGVPVWCGGMLETGIGRAANVALAALPGFTLPGDTSGSSRYFATDITEPFVLTDGHLDVPTGPGLGVEPLPDVLDEVTTSTEWIAL
- a CDS encoding NUDIX hydrolase, encoding MQFPLRPEVPEKKIILEISPLMSADCAAFDASDRVLLVRREDNGLWALPGGVVEVGERPADAAVREAFEEVGLRAEAVALNGQYDSRSTGTNTPFHVVHLVYACRVTDASALRVSAETDDFGWFSRDRVPRLSPGHDVRVRDAFDRHEGKLTRQSFC
- a CDS encoding tyrosine-type recombinase/integrase — its product is MTEEAVGLYVDYVHERDEVAVLSPEAWASDMVFVNLFRGPIGRAMTYSAVKDMFDRLARRVCLVLRPHMLRHSAATEWIRSGEPRDVVSALLGHQSPSSLAPYLHVSDAEMRTAIENAAARRELAGAR
- a CDS encoding tyrosine-type recombinase/integrase; the protein is MSLAPSTLVYELAVPVDPAGWESWLIDNLLAEWRPGEWNAEALLFTGDFANPLTWVFPCKVVACMRRSLTKGGACGSCTARMRREGLTADQLVIIPGTGRDPATGALPRCAVSQDNVRCGREVSAEGLCESHSEKWPRYLRDHQGANRERWASGIALPMTARPGCGVAGCADQVAGGRGLLCRYHAGRRREAIRRGAVCSEAQWAARDAPWLAPHQFSLVPLAPLVRLEFLYALQRREARGAQIAPGTLRQTIGMLLTEDTLAAVDPDRFPVNSTNRLYTAHELIHWVHAGYSEFRGLDPAQQDTVELRTLGLSSTKTRSGRRTRSGTASLASIQQGWLRSLLVSWARLKQPESQEFSATRKACIVASTALSLRPGGGHDPAALRLVDMDAVVDACAVTTRPDETLYAYATRKQRKRKFGDLLEFARREDLLPELSPKFAVQSYHRIPVMEVQEEDEAGKAIPEYVIRQLDEQLASIGRDRAYGPLRPEDTHWLMKTAYMVCRDTGRRPREFCGLALECLRYEDGQYTLIWDNFKGKRLKRSLPIEKSTAEAILAWQRRRLQLVFPQHTDSYLFPAIGQVAKTPHLSSHEFGQVLRAWVDGLERIDSDAPDEDGTPLPFDRSKVFAYAFRSSYAQRHADAGTPLDVLMALMDHRNASTTMGYYRVTIRRKRQAVETLRLHAVDRRGNTAPFPSGVSYEQKSVAVPFGGCTEPSNVKAGGQKCPIRFQCAGCGFYRPDPSYLPAIEDHVRELKADRELAEAMGVDDFVIRNLSDQVTAFQGVIERMNERMTGLPEEIRAEIQEASRVLRKVRATNGRTLLPLTVVNRQETNR
- a CDS encoding DUF6262 family protein is translated as MSGRENTAHALVEARRRDSTRKRARVLAVVDQMVAAREPVTFAEVRRRAQVSNWLVYADGVREHIDTARTQQALKPAHDRAAGRSASATSLKTDLELTRAEARALRKERDQLKAALQRSLGHQLDQLGNADLVARVDELTEAAQRLTGERDAARAETSSLQRQVAALEDDLAASRTSLRRMIREGNLPQ